One segment of Rhipicephalus sanguineus isolate Rsan-2018 chromosome 6, BIME_Rsan_1.4, whole genome shotgun sequence DNA contains the following:
- the LOC119396765 gene encoding early endosome antigen 1 isoform X2 yields the protein MFNINKLLTKISDAKNQSPTKPPSPPEASESNGANEASAEGFLCPSCLRAFPSADALQDHYETSHGSGLEVVCPTCRMRLGSEVELESHCARHHAAAPPDTEPAAVEQLQRELSALHASLREERSCSEELRTEVSRLHGAIVSKGDSVEAEMLRSQVRALEEGKALLTSELVLARQQLGNDLQQARVEATQLRAQLEQLLQSQPPVVEKLSQSMQTEAESPPEPVPEVCRRDAQVQAFIADTSVATEVSKENDSRAAALAALTAEKQTLQLKLEEADRRLAETRARAEKREMQQREALERSDAERQRLLQEVEAGRSERESLTTSLEVAKQGLAAAATRTEELESELVVERQRGDSELQARQAEVDELRTQVTQLSAVEAALRDSAQAAQAQLADYRAQAESNAEQAARLAGQLREVEQQRSARQEAALEALREQLASEQANRQTAQTQLDSVQGDKLELEAKLENALDERRALLDRCLRSEGEAETLRTNAADLRRRLDDSLAALHELGRENQLLQMDNAKHQGRKWADDSQVTHCTGCEKLFTVTIRKHHCRNCGNIFCNECSAKNAATASSRKPVRVCDNCYSELTK from the exons ATgtttaatataaacaaactgCTGACTAAGATTTCCGATGCGAAG AACCAGAGTCCGACGAAGCCCCCAAGCCCGCCGGAGGCATCGGAATCTAATGGAGCTAACGAAGCAAGCGCCGAG GGGTTCCTGTGCCCATCCTGCCTGCGGGCCTTCCCGTCAGCTGATGCACTGCAGGATCACTACGAGACAAGCCACGGCAGTGGTCTGGAGGTTGTGTGTCCAACCTGCCGCATGCGGCTTGGCTCCGAGGTCGAGCTTGAGAGCCACTGCGcccgccaccacgcggcagcacCACCAGACACCGAGCCGGCAGCCGTGGAGCAACTTCAGCGCGAACTGTCGGCCCTGCATGCATCCCTTCGC GAGGAGCGTTCCTGTTCTGAGGAACTGCGGACGGAGGTATCAAGATTACACGGTGCCATTGTCAGCAAGGGAGACTCG gtcgAGGCGGAGATGCTGAGGTCCCAAGTGCGAGCCCTGGAAGAGGGGAAGGCGCTCT TGACTTCAGAGTTGGTGCTAGCAAGGCAGCAGTTGGGGAATGACTTGCAGCAGGCACGTGTG GAAGCTACTCAGCTGAGGGCACAGTTGGAACAGCTGCTACAGTCACAACCG CCAGTCGTAGAGAAACTATCACAGAG CATGCAGACTGAAGCTGAAAGTCCTCCAGAGCCAGTACCA GAGGTGTGCCGACGAGACGCCCAGGTGCAGGCATTCATAGCAGATACCTCAGTGGCAACTGAGGTCAGCAAAGAGAATGACAGCCGTGCAGCAGCCCTAGCTGCTCTGACAGCTGAGAAGCAGACACTTCAGCTCAAGCTGGAAGAAGCCGACCGGCGCCTTGCCGAAACTCGAGCGCGTGCGGAAAAG AGGGAGATGCAACAGCGAGAGGCCTTGGAGAGGAGCGATGCTGAACGGCAACGGCTGCTACAGGAG GTGGAAGCTGGTCGATCCGAGCGGGAATCACTCACAACGTCCCTGGAGGTTGCCAAGCAGGGCCTGGCTGCTGCAGCGACACGCACC GAGGAACTGGAGTCGGAACTGGTGGTGGAGCGACAGCGTGGGGATTCTGAACTACAAGCCCGCCAG GCAGAGGTGGATGAACTGCGAACCCAGGTGACTCAACTGTCGGCAGTTGAGGCAGCTCTCCGTGACTCGGCACAGGCGGCTCAGGCACAGCTCGCCGACTATCGCGCCCAGGCCGAGAGCAATGCAGAGCAGGCTGCACGGCTAGCTGGACAGCTCAGG GAAGTGGAGCAGCAGCGCAGTGCCCGACAAGAGGCAGCGCTGGAGGCTTTGCGGGAGCAGCTGGCGTCCGAGCAGGCCAATCGTCAAACTGCCCAGACTCAGCTTGACTCAGTCCAAGGAGACAAGCTAG AGCTTGAGGCAAAGTTGGAAAATGCACTGGACGAACGGAGAGCCCTGCTGGACCGATGTCTGCGTAGTGAGGGCGAAGCTGAAACTTTAAGAACCAATGCTGCCGATTTGAGACGCCGTTTGGATGACTCATTGGCCGCTTTGCACGAGTTGGGCCGAGAGAACCAGCTGCTGCAG ATGGACAATGCCAAGCACCAAGGCCGAAAGTGGGCCGATGACTCGCAAGTCACTCACTGCACTGGGTGCGAGAAGCTCTTCACTGTCACCATCCGAAAG CACCACTGCCGAAACTGTGGCAACATCTTTTGCA
- the LOC119396765 gene encoding early endosome antigen 1 isoform X1: MFNINKLLTKISDAKNQSPTKPPSPPEASESNGANEASAEGFLCPSCLRAFPSADALQDHYETSHGSGLEVVCPTCRMRLGSEVELESHCARHHAAAPPDTEPAAVEQLQRELSALHASLREERSCSEELRTEVSRLHGAIVSKGDSVEAEMLRSQVRALEEGKALLTSELVLARQQLGNDLQQARVEATQLRAQLEQLLQSQPPVVEKLSQSMQTEAESPPEPVPEVCRRDAQVQAFIADTSVATEVSKENDSRAAALAALTAEKQTLQLKLEEADRRLAETRARAEKREMQQREALERSDAERQRLLQEVEAGRSERESLTTSLEVAKQGLAAAATRTEELESELVVERQRGDSELQARQAEVDELRTQVTQLSAVEAALRDSAQAAQAQLADYRAQAESNAEQAARLAGQLRERESELATCREQLVTCQREAQASHEELVAGRAEKVELAQAVQALHQAKSRLADQLSALELEVGNLRNNQVALEADRAAFEAEVENLRKSHAEVEASRATLETLLAELQRQCDQQAAEHQQALQGLQAELARAQNKAQQACSELEVEQQRSARQEAALEALREQLASEQANRQTAQTQLDSVQGDKLELEAKLENALDERRALLDRCLRSEGEAETLRTNAADLRRRLDDSLAALHELGRENQLLQMDNAKHQGRKWADDSQVTHCTGCEKLFTVTIRKHHCRNCGNIFCNECSAKNAATASSRKPVRVCDNCYSELTK; this comes from the exons ATgtttaatataaacaaactgCTGACTAAGATTTCCGATGCGAAG AACCAGAGTCCGACGAAGCCCCCAAGCCCGCCGGAGGCATCGGAATCTAATGGAGCTAACGAAGCAAGCGCCGAG GGGTTCCTGTGCCCATCCTGCCTGCGGGCCTTCCCGTCAGCTGATGCACTGCAGGATCACTACGAGACAAGCCACGGCAGTGGTCTGGAGGTTGTGTGTCCAACCTGCCGCATGCGGCTTGGCTCCGAGGTCGAGCTTGAGAGCCACTGCGcccgccaccacgcggcagcacCACCAGACACCGAGCCGGCAGCCGTGGAGCAACTTCAGCGCGAACTGTCGGCCCTGCATGCATCCCTTCGC GAGGAGCGTTCCTGTTCTGAGGAACTGCGGACGGAGGTATCAAGATTACACGGTGCCATTGTCAGCAAGGGAGACTCG gtcgAGGCGGAGATGCTGAGGTCCCAAGTGCGAGCCCTGGAAGAGGGGAAGGCGCTCT TGACTTCAGAGTTGGTGCTAGCAAGGCAGCAGTTGGGGAATGACTTGCAGCAGGCACGTGTG GAAGCTACTCAGCTGAGGGCACAGTTGGAACAGCTGCTACAGTCACAACCG CCAGTCGTAGAGAAACTATCACAGAG CATGCAGACTGAAGCTGAAAGTCCTCCAGAGCCAGTACCA GAGGTGTGCCGACGAGACGCCCAGGTGCAGGCATTCATAGCAGATACCTCAGTGGCAACTGAGGTCAGCAAAGAGAATGACAGCCGTGCAGCAGCCCTAGCTGCTCTGACAGCTGAGAAGCAGACACTTCAGCTCAAGCTGGAAGAAGCCGACCGGCGCCTTGCCGAAACTCGAGCGCGTGCGGAAAAG AGGGAGATGCAACAGCGAGAGGCCTTGGAGAGGAGCGATGCTGAACGGCAACGGCTGCTACAGGAG GTGGAAGCTGGTCGATCCGAGCGGGAATCACTCACAACGTCCCTGGAGGTTGCCAAGCAGGGCCTGGCTGCTGCAGCGACACGCACC GAGGAACTGGAGTCGGAACTGGTGGTGGAGCGACAGCGTGGGGATTCTGAACTACAAGCCCGCCAG GCAGAGGTGGATGAACTGCGAACCCAGGTGACTCAACTGTCGGCAGTTGAGGCAGCTCTCCGTGACTCGGCACAGGCGGCTCAGGCACAGCTCGCCGACTATCGCGCCCAGGCCGAGAGCAATGCAGAGCAGGCTGCACGGCTAGCTGGACAGCTCAGG GAGCGCGAGTCTGAGCTGGCGACGTGTCGGGAACAACTGGTGACCTGTCAGCGGGAGGCTCAGGCAAGCCATGAAGAACTCGTGGCCGGCCGCGCTGAGAAGGTTGAGCTAGCACAGGCCGTGCAGGCGCTGCACCAAGCCAAGAGTCGCCTGGCTGACCAACTTTCTGCGCTCGAACTCGAGGTGGGAAATCTTCGCAACAACCAAGTGGCGCTCGAGGCCGACAGGGCGGCGTTCGAGGCGGAGGTTGAAAACCTGCGCAAGAGCCACGCGGAAGTGGAGGCCAGCCGTGCCACGCTCGAGACTCTGCTAGCCGAGCTTCAACGACAGTGCGACCAGCAGGCCGCTGAGCATCAGCAGGCGCTTCAGGGTCTACAGGCAGAGCTGGCACGGGCACAGAACAAGGCGCAGCAGGCATGCTCGGAACTG GAAGTGGAGCAGCAGCGCAGTGCCCGACAAGAGGCAGCGCTGGAGGCTTTGCGGGAGCAGCTGGCGTCCGAGCAGGCCAATCGTCAAACTGCCCAGACTCAGCTTGACTCAGTCCAAGGAGACAAGCTAG AGCTTGAGGCAAAGTTGGAAAATGCACTGGACGAACGGAGAGCCCTGCTGGACCGATGTCTGCGTAGTGAGGGCGAAGCTGAAACTTTAAGAACCAATGCTGCCGATTTGAGACGCCGTTTGGATGACTCATTGGCCGCTTTGCACGAGTTGGGCCGAGAGAACCAGCTGCTGCAG ATGGACAATGCCAAGCACCAAGGCCGAAAGTGGGCCGATGACTCGCAAGTCACTCACTGCACTGGGTGCGAGAAGCTCTTCACTGTCACCATCCGAAAG CACCACTGCCGAAACTGTGGCAACATCTTTTGCA